ttaattcctttagaaattATCATTAATCATCAACGTTACTTATATTATGTCTAAGTTTCCTTCAAATTATTTTCTCTTAATTAAAGTGCGACAACGCCTAATTCTTCCTTAAGTAGCAAGGGTGGGCTATAATCTCCCACCGCCATTACACCCTGCTCATTAAGTCTGCATTTACAAAACTAAATTCCTTTGGAAATTGTCAATTATCATCAACATAAACGTAATATGTAGCATTATTAATGAGCAGCCGGAATCTAACAGTGTGAGCTAAGTGGGTTTACCAGCCGGAGGCTCCTTCTCCCAGGATGTCGACTAGATTaggtttctgccgtgaaccagtaatgtgatAGCGTTAtagtgtttcgatctgaagggtgccgtagctagtgaaattactgggcaaatgacacttaacatcttatgtctcaaggtgacgagcgaaattgcagtgctgctcagagtttttgggattttcaagaatcccgagcggcactacattgtaatgggcgacccttatcaattaccatcagctgaacgtcctgctcgtgtcgtcccttattttcataaaaaaaagcaaggGTGGGCTATAATCTCCTGCCGTCATTACATCCGCATGCTCATTTACTCCGAATTTACAAAACTTAATTCTTTTGGAAATTGTCATTAATCATCAACATAAACGTATTATGTGGCATTATTATGGCCAGTGTGAGCTAAGTAGTTGCTATTAGAGCACCCACTGATGTGTATTAATCGATCAGCGCATACTATTTCTGGATTTTTAATTGCTCATCGGTTTGTCGATATTGTTATTAGCTAGGCAAAGGAAAATGTGGATATAATTTTGTCCATTACAATTTGACTGAATTATTAATTGAAGTCAGTTAATAATTCACTCATTCAATTAAAAGGGGATTTTAATTCTGTATTTGTTTCACTTCCTTTTTTTTCGTTTgtgttttgtttaataataggAGAAGATAGAGAGCTTGCCGGTCAcctgatgctaagtgatcaccgttgcCTACACTTtcccaacaccagaggaattccATGAGCGTAACCCGTcttttacgtatttttttttgagaattggacacaccgcacaagggaCCTTCTTACATATTGCccgattttgtaaaaataaaattacgaaTTGATAAATTTTATCTAACAATGCAGAAAAATCTATCTCTCTTTGTAAGTTGTAAAAGTATTATGATAAGTTACCTTGTTTATTTTACAAGGTTTATTCAGAGCCCTAATTTGccgaaatttaagtatgtttatgTAACCCAGCCGAAATAAGTTATAGGGAAGGAAGGGAGGCCGAGGAATTCCTGCTCCATTATCATGTACTTTTGTTTTCAATTGGTTTTCCTACCCCGGGCTcattctaatttatttaaaacacgaGGGATATCTACACGAGTATGCCCAAAATTTCTGCCTGTTATTTAAGATGCTATGGTAAGGATATAATATTGCTTTTGCTTCAAACTTgttcattattttcaaaaaatatctttaactTAAGACTTCAGTTATGATTTAACTAAGAACTTGTCTTACTttctttgttacgctttcacgcctaaaccactgaaaatattttgatgaaattgagtacagagatagactagaacttggaaaaggacataagTTACCTTTTTATCGCGAATAAGCGgtttggaggggttgaaataggggatggaagtttgtattgAAGTCCGTCATTATCAACGGTGAcactatgaaattttgtatattggcaatggataagaaataaataaatatttgttttagcgTTTTTGAAATTTCGACCAGTGTGGGGTTGAAATTTGTGATAGCTGGGAAttcgattttgattatatttgatacaaaaatagaacgCTTAAAAGTTTCACGAATacattaagaaaaataatattttcccaTAGGAAACAAATATCAAACATGCACAATGTTTTTGCAAAAGatggaaaaagaaaataaagtagtttataaaagtgtattaaaataagcaaATTATAGTTAACcgcagcagtttgtatgtgtattattggcaaagtatttaaaaaaataaaaaataactgctctgagtaactattccacgcggacaaggtcgcgggtaaaagctagtataatatataacttagaAACGCAGAAGACTTCAAATAACAACGCTGTAGGTCACTGCTATCTCCAATATTGCAGTGAAATCGTTGATAATCTAGCCAATACTAGGCAACAGCTGCGCAATAAACTGGAGCgctttattgaaaaatattttcacgTAATTTGTATGATTGGTAGTTGCTTCGCGTGCaagttattgattttattttatgatggaCAGTCAGGGGTCATCGGAAGGTTAGATCTCTGCCGGGCAAGCCTTCTGAAAGTTTTCAGAGTAATAAAGCCTCCGTTAATAACATCTGAGTTTTTTCATACAATATATTGTGTTTTgtttatgaattattaatagTCTGAAATATCtaatagataattaataaatgcTGAAGAAGTCTATCACATATACTTACAAATAAAGCGATCAACTGCGTATCAAGCTCAAGTCTCATCTCGTTGTTAATGCTGCTAGAACAGAAGTAAATGTCTTTGGATAAtgcagtgccggattaaccGCATAGCAAGAGTAGCgattgctacgggccccgcgcgAAAGGGGGCCCCGCATATTTAAACCCACTCATCTCTAACTgagcgtattttttttttaaagtttttggtATATTGAACTTACTTGATATCACAAAAACGTCAAACTTTACAACTTTTCCTACCAAGACAATCGTCAGACTCTCGGTAACAGACTATTTTCAATGTAGATTAAGGGGTCTTTCAAAGAATTTGCTACGGGATCCGCGCTTGCTTAATCATAtgcctgtttagttataattatactaacatgATTAAGgactaacaattattatgttttttttctgaattaaattattattattattaattattttcttttaattgtgattatgacttatcttaaatttttaactgtaattttatctgtaatttaattaatcaaattaagaatgttatgtaatttaatttaaattaagttaagattgtttgtatatctatctattattattagtccGGCACTGGGATAGTGGCAACATTACGTAGTTTTTGATCAAAGAGTGCCTAAAAATAGCAATGTATAGTTCACTTGGTTTCCTTAAATAACATAGTAAAAGTTGATACGCTGCAGTACCATCTATTACGAGtgaagtaaaattattattagcacaGAATCTACTCATAAAAAACTTAGATGATCTATATATAATGCGGCATTTAgttcaaacaaaaatatacacaCAGAATATACTTGATTTGATGCATACATTTATAAAAGGGTATTTCTTAGTGTAATCTTTCGTCCTTCACCCGATTTCTAGCGTTTAtcttaagaaattaaaatcaaaccGTAAGCTTGAGTAAAAACTCCTTTGGGAAGGTATTTATCTTGGTTTTCACTGATCCCAAGCGACAGGAACACTTCCCGAAAGATGTTCGGATTACAACCGTTCTCAATGTCACACAcgtttcaacttaatgatcgaagaggatgtaaatactacgtaataagaggcgggactgcctaagtaaaaattgaaatttagtttagtatgaaatgtgcagtgatttgacataagtttgaaagagtagtaattacagtatggcacTGACCTCTAAtttataccactggactggcagccgtcaaagtgcttttgtgcctgtttgatattgaTATTTAGGATCTGTtagccatgtagcgagagtctgcggtactaaaactagtgatgacaacctcagcaaacatcgataggtgggaaactatttacaaaaaaataattactatgtatgtatgttgattcttgaagtataaataacacggaaaacgaacgaaattaattcaaaatgcaaaaatactttagagtattgtacgttccttcgcagccatttgtattatacgtcaaaattagttctctggacgctcgcgagtggcacttcaaataggcacaaaaaaattgctgtcaaagatatggaacagcctgtccagtaaAATTTATACAGATGAGTGCAGTATGGCGTTTGGCGACGATGTATAAGCCGGCAATGTTTGAGAAGAACAGTTGCTTGAAACGTAGTGGagttcggctatctccgttttttacaagatcatatccgtcatctgtcaatctatcaatgactgcacgtttcatacagtcGCGTGAATCGCTTTTATATTAGAGAGTTTCATTAGGCTGGTTATATTCATATCTGTTACTGTCGTATGACTCTTTTccactcaaaaaaaaaacaaccaagtaatatatatcaatactagCTTGTTGtacaagttgtatgtatttttaatgctgactcataatcaaacaaatttaaaaaaagcagtcaaaaaaattaaaaaaaaaattcgtgtggaccacacttaacatttagggggatgaaaaatagatgttgtccgattctcagacctacccaatatgcactcaaaatatcATGAGATatgatcaagccgtttcggaggagttcaaagtttaacaccatgacacgagaattttatatattagttaaatcaaatgatagaggttttcatttgtgcgCGCATCGTGGAAAAACTAttggatatattttaattaataagtcttctaagttttattccttagacaCTTGGCTCAAATCTAGGAAAAAAATATGGCGAcatattcatttaatataaagttaataaagttttaagaaataaagatatttgtaagtactacgtgcttagtcatgtgtgtacgcggacgaagtcgcgggtgtTAGCTAGTAGGTGATAAATACATGCCGTGCAACGTGTCATGTCTGCctgatattgaaaattaaaaaacaacgcACGTTGTATTTATGTAAAGAGAGCTTTCATTGCGGCCTATTGTTAAGTAGGTCCCAGATAATCTGTTGATTACTGACATCAATAATACATGAGCTACGGCATTCATTTATTTGACATATGGCATATTGTTTGTCAAAAACTATACGTAAAAATGTGTTTATGAAGTTTATATGAATTGTgctcttatatttttaattaattatttagtataGTGTTATTATTGAggtttattaatatcaataaaaatgatcccaaagcgCAGAGGGAATTTTCAggatataatatgtagatgtaAACGCAATTCCAGCGTTGAGTATGTGGTAGCTGTCCCTGGATGTTCAGATGACTCGTGTGCCGTAGCAGCTTTGCCGCATGATTGGACGCCTCGTCGCAGTGGACCTATCCTACAGGATTATCTCAAAGATCGTGAATACAGGTACAATGAGTTAATGTTTAAAGTTAGTTATAATGATGCCCAAGTTATTAATATGGAAATtaactgtaaaataaaaactatgggAGAAATTCTTCTAACAGAAATTGAAAAACATCAATATGACATCGAAGAGTTTGTTAAAGTAATTATACCAGAAGATGTAGTTCTTGAAAGTAGCAAGCATAATGAATGTTTTAAAAGCATTACTCAAACATATTCCGCATGGATGCGTGATTTATCGAGATTCAAACAAGAAGCGCTTGCTCTTGAGAGACAACGAGAAGAAAAGTTGAAATTGGTGTTGAAAAATAATTTCCATAAAGTAGTGCAGGTGGGACACATGCCTCCTAAAGATGTTTTACATCATTTCGATGAACGCATCTTTGAGATAAACCAACAGCTGAGCAGTAACTGTCGCGCATATTTAGAACTAGAAGCTCAGTTACGCAATAAGGCGGAAGAGTGTGTGGCTCGTGCTAGGTCATATCTCAATGAACTGTGCATTCCCAAAACAAAGCAAGAACGTATACACAGCGCAGGATTATGTTCAAATCGTACATTCCAAAGAAAGCGTTCTACTAGTTTGGATTGTGCAATAGCACAGAAATCATCCCAAGTAACCATGGAGAAAATTTTTGATACGGAACAGTTTATAACATATATTTCACAGTTAGTTCAAGCTTATCGAAAGGCCGTATTAAAAGTTTACCTAGATTTTAGTGGGCATTTGGAAAATTTGCGCAGTAAATTCGATGATAGTACTTTTATCGACAAACCACGCGATTCAGTTGTAATGGATTTTCAAAGTGCTCTTGATTTAGCCTTCAAGAAAATCTGTAATAATGCTAGCGGAAACCAGAAATTGAATAACACTACTTTAGACATCACACATGACGAAGTAATCAATATGCAAAAGTGTTTAAGCAGTTTCGGTGATCGTCTTCAAAGTACTTATTCTATTTTGTATGATGCTGGTCACTTGTGGGATGCTCACATTCTGCGTTCTGCTCTTGTTCAAAAATTAACTATGACTGGTATTGAAGATATGATGACTGTTCATGATTCGTCGGAATTATTAAATGAAGTCAATTTCAATGTCACTTTAGAGCAGTTACGCGGTGCTCCTGATGTAGATAAACTACGAACACAATATAACGCCATTTTGTTATTCTTAGATCGTGCGTTAGAGTTTTATCACCAACATAATCAGACAGAGTTGAAAAAACTAGAAGATTTTATGAGTTTACCTCCGGTAATGTGTAACATTTTAAAAGCagaatataattgtttattggAAAAATATCCAAAGTCTAATATGACGTCAAATCAAAGCCTTACCGCAACTCCAGAGTTGAGTAGGCGTCATATATTAATAGCATTACGGACTCCTTTGCCTGAAATAGTTTTGCAGACGCACCTAAACGATAATACGTTGAATAATTGGCGCAATGGTTTCCTAGAGTCCCTATCTAGTCACATGTCGTTAGTGGCCGATAAGGTAAATTCCCAAATGCGCAAATGGACTGATGATCATATTATTCAGATAAATATGCGTTATTCCCTTAAACTTATGTCTCATAGTGTCCGAGCTGAGCGCGCCAAAGCTGCGTATGAGTTGCGATTAGCTGAATTGAAGATGCACGATAGTCGAATCAATTCTCACATTCAGGCAATCCATGATGTGGTTGAAACCTTACCAGTAAAAGCGTCAGAGTGTATATACTTGGACTCTCCAGAATTGTATCCATTATGCTATTGggttgaaaaaattaaaaaagacatTGATGAGTTATTGACACTCAACAGTCTGGACTTAGAAATCAAGAACTTAAAGTTTTCTAGCTATGCCCCTCGCCTTGCTAATCTCCACAAATACTTCAAGGATTCTCTAGAGGTAGCAAGTGAGAACTGCAAGACGATGGTAAAAGAGCAATTGCAATGTGCCAGGATTTCCACATTAGAGTTTATATCAAACCTAAAGCTATCTCTTGAAGATGGTAAGTTTGCATCAGCTGAAGCCACCAAGCACAGTTCTATGTTGTTGAAGGCTGCAGAAATGCTAGATCCATGTTTGACAAAATCCTTAGCAGCTATTGATTCTAGACGGAATTTAATACTAGGGATGGCAGATCAATTGCTGTCGCCATTGCTACGTATAGTTAGCGACATAACCAAGGATACCAAAGTAAATTCACTGAATAAAAAGTCTACCACTCGCAGGAAGaagtaatgttttatttttgaaactttgaataAACGTATTTCagataatttgatattaataaatttatttaaattgaatggcTTTATCTTTGTTATAAAATAGAACAGAAACGAGCTAGACTAGTCACTTGGTGGCCACGGTTTAGAACAAAGCTGCGGCCTTTAAGCCAGAAGTTTGTACTATAGCTCCTAGTAGGTCAAATACCATTACGATTTCCCAATCGTACTGCAGGATTTATCACGAAAAATATCCCATATATTTTTTAGTACCATATACCTATATTAATATTGAGAGCACtaatttttcaatattgtacaatagATTAGcacaataaaaacatttatacaaCATTGAAAGTGACAATTTGTGACTAATTAGGTAGACTCACTGGATTAGTTGGGACCGCTAAgataattagattttttttttatggaataggaggacaaacgagcgtacgggtcacctgttgttaagtgatcaccgccgcccacaatctcttgcaacaccagaggaatcacaggagcgttgccggcctttatggaaggtgtacgcgctttttttgaaggtacccatgtcgtatcgtccctgaaacaccgcacaaggaagctcattccacagctttgtagtacgtggaagaaagctccttgaaaaccgcactgtggaggaccgccacacatccagatggtgaggatgatatcctaacttgtggcgtgtcgtgcgaaggtggaattcggcggcaggaattaacTAATATCTTACTTTATCCCCGTGTggtttactatattatattagtaatagTTATAAGACATGTCATGTAATTAAAGTAGTAAGTGGTAGTTATTAAACAGGACGGTTGCGCCTCATGGCGATCTTATTAGCCGTGTCAGGTACGGCCAACTCGCATGGTTACAGAGGATCATGTCCTCAATAAATTGGAAGTTGACTCTGAAAAATATActgctttatattattatgatacactATTTATTACAgacttaaattcaaaatattcgaAAGGCGAAACacgattaaaataaatctatagcaAAAAACACCAGACTTTTGCACAATATTAAACCTTTGAAATTCTctgtattttgtaataaataaacttaatatcaCCCACGGTGCTTGTAGAAACAACTGTTCGAAACAAATTAAGAGTTTTCTTAATGAAGCGGGTAAATTTCCGCCCACAGTTTTTTCGTTAAACAGAGCtacataacattaattaattactttgcGAAGCATTCATCATTAGCCTACTTTATTAGTTAGAAGTTGGTatccaattaattaatattgatctCAATTTGCGAGTGTCTGGAGAAATCATTTGTTGAATGTTTTACAACCTATAAGCTCAACGTTTCCCGGGCGCTGTGTGTAataaaacttgactatatacgTCTACGACTGTCTTCAACGTTGAGTGCGTTTCAGGCAGTTTTCATTAATTTCTTACTGTATTCCACATTACTCAAAAAGGCGACAGCTTTCATTCTTCAACAACATCCAAAGATTTTTATAGGCTTAAGGTTTGGCGAATTGGCCTTTTTGGCCATGAAAAGGGGTGCATTTAgggttagatatatatattggttttatggtaaaagtatttatttacttatgttACTAAACTTATCTATGATacttgctaaataactataattaatggttctactggtgacgcggatctctactattagttggttaaaatggttactcggaaaATCGCTGTCGCATATGTTTAAAGAAACACAATAGTTTGTTGCACAATGCTATAATGAAACCGTGTCAAAATTTGTCAGCAAAACCAGTTCATCGACCAGGCTTTAGTTCCAGAACAAATGACAAAGGTTCCGGATCCAACTCCACACACGTCACCAGAGATGATGACGACTTACTTAATATGTAAACGTAAAAGTAAACAAGTGTCGGGAATGGATTATTTGTTTAAggttcaataatttttttgttgtttaacaACTAACGATTGccccatttttattttcattccaTTTTCCATTCCACAAGAAAGAGTAAACAAGTTGTTTATAATGCAGCCAGGTATATGATACTCGACTCTTGTGTGTGAGTCATAAGGTCTATATCTTTTTACGCTGGTATGTACCTATCGAATTCTATAATCTAATCTATAATTCTATTCTTTGTGAAAATTCAACTTTCGCCGTGACTATCGTAACAATACATTTTTGGTAGGTACGATACGATATAAGTTGGTAAGTTGTTGTATACATTGTAGAAAATATTCTATAATAacattctcgtgtcccggtgtttgttaccaaactcctccgaaacggctaaaccaatttgtttgaaaatttgtgtgtaatcggccaacatctatttttcatactcctaaatgataagggcAAGTATCATatacccacccctaaatatatttttttatttttttttgaccattttttttattttttttttattatgattcggCATTAAGAACTACACCTGATCTACtggtctacgatcaacacctatttttgtatcgcgatttt
The sequence above is drawn from the Leptidea sinapis chromosome 47, ilLepSina1.1, whole genome shotgun sequence genome and encodes:
- the LOC126978101 gene encoding uncharacterized protein LOC126978101; translation: MFKVSYNDAQVINMEINCKIKTMGEILLTEIEKHQYDIEEFVKVIIPEDVVLESSKHNECFKSITQTYSAWMRDLSRFKQEALALERQREEKLKLVLKNNFHKVVQVGHMPPKDVLHHFDERIFEINQQLSSNCRAYLELEAQLRNKAEECVARARSYLNELCIPKTKQERIHSAGLCSNRTFQRKRSTSLDCAIAQKSSQVTMEKIFDTEQFITYISQLVQAYRKAVLKVYLDFSGHLENLRSKFDDSTFIDKPRDSVVMDFQSALDLAFKKICNNASGNQKLNNTTLDITHDEVINMQKCLSSFGDRLQSTYSILYDAGHLWDAHILRSALVQKLTMTGIEDMMTVHDSSELLNEVNFNVTLEQLRGAPDVDKLRTQYNAILLFLDRALEFYHQHNQTELKKLEDFMSLPPVMCNILKAEYNCLLEKYPKSNMTSNQSLTATPELSRRHILIALRTPLPEIVLQTHLNDNTLNNWRNGFLESLSSHMSLVADKVNSQMRKWTDDHIIQINMRYSLKLMSHSVRAERAKAAYELRLAELKMHDSRINSHIQAIHDVVETLPVKASECIYLDSPELYPLCYWVEKIKKDIDELLTLNSLDLEIKNLKFSSYAPRLANLHKYFKDSLEVASENCKTMVKEQLQCARISTLEFISNLKLSLEDGKFASAEATKHSSMLLKAAEMLDPCLTKSLAAIDSRRNLILGMADQLLSPLLRIVSDITKDTKVNSLNKKSTTRRKK